In Paralichthys olivaceus isolate ysfri-2021 chromosome 1, ASM2471397v2, whole genome shotgun sequence, the following are encoded in one genomic region:
- the ddx28 gene encoding probable ATP-dependent RNA helicase DDX28 codes for MTQCVKVASLALCSGRISSPQLLAARCRVVCSVGQTRFCRTSSSEEVAVIRVPRSMQKLADSVKQTRSKNKISTIRAGKLLIRSRNPDLNQSAGYLLGKFEQPRLCSKGWKHPKSFGDYFTINNTKTVAPCVTVREEAEQETAVTFDSLHICRELVEALHGVNITHPTTVQQQTIPKVMMGHNILCAAETGSGKTLSYLLPAIHRLQADRKSQRFPGSSHKVHTLVLVPSRELAEQVAAVSRALCTPFGLLTRTLGGGRGVGHIKVVFKNNHPDILVATPGALVKALRRRCLDFGELSFFVVDEADTMFDPSFSEMLESILSHANIASNPRQAQGLGRKAQLLVVGATFPGGVGEVLRQVTDLGSMVVIKSKMLHFLMPHVKQTFMKVKGEDKILELHQALKLLQQDKGGGSVLVFCNKSATVNWLGYSLEEMGVKHLRLQGEMPAAVRAGIFHSFQKGTADVLICTDIASRGLDTSHVRLVVNYDFPESHTDYIHRAGRVGRAGGVEDGEVLSLVTHPWDVELVQKIETAARRRTILPGMNSEIDEPKSKVLELEE; via the coding sequence ATGACGCAGTGTGTGAAGGTCGCCTCTCTGGCTCTCTGCTCGGGCAGGATTTCCTCCCCTCAGCTTCTCGCTGCTCGCTGCCGGGTTGTTTGCTCTGTCGGTCAGACTCGTTTCTGTCGGACATCCTCCTCAGAGGAGGTCGCGGTCATCCGCGTTCCTCGCTCCATGCAGAAGCTCGCCGACAGCGTGAAGCAGACACGAAGCAAAAACAAGATCAGCACCATCCGGGCAGGCAAGCTCCTGATCCGGAGCAGGAACCCGGACCTCAACCAGTCTGCGGGGTACCTGCTCGGCAAGTTTGAGCAGCCTCGCCTCTGCTCCAAAGGATGGAAACATCCCAAATCCTTCGGCGACTACTTCACCATCAACAACACCAAGACCGTAGCACCCTGTGTCACTGTCCGGGAGGAAGCAGAACAGGAAACAGCAGTGACCTTTGATAGCCTCCATATCTGCAGGGAGCTTGTGGAAGCGCTGCATGGAGTCAACATCACCCATCCCAccactgtgcagcagcagaccaTCCCAAAGGTCATGATGGGGCACAATAttctttgtgcagcagagaCGGGCAGTGGTAAAACTTTGAGTTACCTCCTGCCCGCCATTCACAGACTGCAGGCGGATAGGAAATCACAGAGGTTCCCTGGGAGCTCGCACAAAGTTCACACCCTGGTTCTCGTGCCTTCCAGAGAGCTGGCAGAGCAAGTGGCCGCTGTTTCCCGGGCCCTGTGCACCCCGTTCGGCTTGCTGACGAGGACTCTTGGTGGTGGGCGAGGTGTGGGACACATCAAGGTGGTCTTCAAGAATAATCATCCAGATATTTTAGTGGCCACGCCAGGTGCTCTGGTCAAGGCCCTGCGGAGACGCTGCCTGGACTTTGGTGAGCTAAGCTTCTTTGTGGTGGACGAGGCCGACACCATGTTCGACCCTAGTTTTTCTGAGATGCTGGAGAGCATCCTGAGCCATGCGAACATTGCCAGCAATCCCAGGCAAGCACAGGGCCTGGGGCGCAAAGCCCAGTTGCTGGTGGTGGGGGCTACCTTCCCCGGTGGTGTCGGGGAAGTGCTCCGCCAGGTGACTGACCTCGGCAGCATGGTGGTCATCAAGAGTAAGATGCTGCACTTCCTCATGCCGCACGTCAAGCAGACCTTCATGAAGGTGAAGGGTGAGGACAAAATCCTGGAGCTCCATCAAGCCCTGAAACTGCTCCAACAAGACAAAGGAGGGGGCTCTGTTCTGGTGTTCTGCAACAAGTCTGCCACCGTCAACTGGTTGGGCTACTCCCTGGAGGAGATGGGGGTTAAGCATTTACGTCTGCAAGGGGAGATGCCGGCCGCCGTGCGTGCAGGAATCTTCCACTCTTTCCAGAAGGGCACGGCGGATGTGCTGATTTGCACAGACATTGCCTCCCGCGGCCTAGACACATCGCATGTGCGCTTGGTTGTCAACTACGACTTCCCAGAATCTCACACTGACTACATCCACAGGGCTGGCAGAGTGGGGAGAGCAGGTGGGGTGGAGGATGGGGAGGTACTCAGCCTGGTGACTCATCCGTGGGATGTGGAGCTGGTGCAGAAGATAGAGACTGCCGCTCGTAGGAGAACTATTTTACCGGGGATGAATTCTGAAATCGATGAACCAAAATCCAAAGTACTAGAGTTAGAAGAGTAG